A section of the Deltaproteobacteria bacterium genome encodes:
- a CDS encoding antitoxin: protein MRTTLDIDEDVLRAAKELARREKKTAGVVISELTRRALTTPPAARAREPKALHGVRPFPKR, encoded by the coding sequence ATGCGCACCACATTGGACATCGATGAGGACGTGCTCCGAGCCGCCAAAGAGCTGGCCCGGCGGGAAAAGAAGACCGCCGGCGTGGTGATCTCCGAGCTGACACGCCGCGCCCTCACCACGCCGCCGGCAGCTCGCGCGCGCGAGCCCAAGGCACTGCACGGCGTCCGGCCATTCCCGAAGCGC